A window from Aliamphritea hakodatensis encodes these proteins:
- a CDS encoding thiol-disulfide oxidoreductase DCC family protein — MARLRVFYDGSCPRCRRDRADYERLDPDPAGVEWFDITGQDAYLMALGIDPYLALTELHLQAEDGRVLRELDAYILLLQRIPRYRGLSWLIGLPGIKQVLSCLYRWSVKRRLRREGRLD; from the coding sequence ATGGCCAGATTAAGAGTGTTCTATGATGGCAGTTGTCCCCGGTGCCGGCGGGACCGGGCAGATTATGAGCGTCTTGATCCTGATCCTGCCGGCGTGGAGTGGTTTGATATCACCGGCCAGGATGCTTATCTGATGGCTCTGGGGATAGACCCCTATCTGGCCCTGACTGAGCTTCATCTTCAGGCGGAAGATGGTCGGGTGCTCAGGGAGCTGGATGCCTATATATTACTGCTGCAAAGGATTCCCCGGTACCGCGGGCTCAGTTGGCTGATAGGCCTGCCGGGGATTAAGCAGGTGCTGTCCTGTTTGTATCGCTGGTCGGTAAAACGCCGGTTACGGCGGGAAGGGCGGCTGGA
- a CDS encoding 2-hydroxyacid dehydrogenase → MNVVFLDLATLDFDDLNLAPLQQGGWHFSSYASTGPEQVAGRICNADVVIVNKVVLSEALLAGAKKLRLVCIAATGTNNVDLTAARQLGITVTNCQAYGTRSVTQHVMAMMLALHTNLIAYDRAVKQGDWGRSEQFCLLDYPVSELAGKTLGLVGYGELGQEVARLAEAFGMQVIVARRAGQEKPGRLPLAEVLMNADVLSLHCPLTEDTRDLIDAAALATMKPGSFLINTARGGIVNEAALADALRSGHLAGAATDVLSVEPPKEGNVLLADDIPNLIITPHSAWGSVQARQRIADQVAENIAAHVSGALLRVVN, encoded by the coding sequence ATGAATGTTGTGTTTCTGGATCTGGCGACTCTGGATTTTGATGATTTAAATCTGGCCCCGCTGCAGCAGGGTGGCTGGCATTTCAGCAGTTATGCATCCACCGGGCCGGAGCAGGTCGCCGGACGGATCTGTAATGCGGATGTGGTTATCGTCAATAAGGTGGTGCTCAGTGAGGCGTTGCTGGCCGGGGCGAAGAAGCTGCGGCTGGTCTGTATTGCGGCAACCGGGACCAATAATGTGGACCTGACCGCCGCACGGCAGCTTGGAATAACTGTAACTAATTGTCAGGCTTACGGTACCCGTTCGGTGACCCAGCATGTGATGGCGATGATGCTGGCGCTGCATACTAATCTGATTGCATATGACCGGGCGGTGAAACAAGGTGACTGGGGCCGTTCAGAACAGTTTTGTCTGCTGGATTATCCGGTGTCAGAACTGGCGGGTAAAACGCTGGGGCTGGTGGGCTATGGTGAGCTGGGGCAGGAAGTTGCCCGGCTGGCTGAAGCCTTTGGGATGCAGGTGATTGTGGCCCGGCGCGCCGGGCAGGAAAAGCCCGGACGGTTACCGCTGGCTGAGGTTTTGATGAACGCGGATGTGCTCAGCCTGCACTGCCCGCTCACGGAAGATACCCGGGACCTGATAGATGCTGCTGCACTGGCTACAATGAAACCGGGCAGTTTTTTAATCAATACCGCCCGTGGCGGCATCGTTAATGAAGCTGCGCTGGCGGATGCGCTGCGCTCAGGGCATCTTGCCGGTGCGGCGACGGATGTGCTCAGTGTGGAGCCACCAAAAGAAGGCAATGTGTTACTCGCCGATGATATTCCTAATCTGATCATTACGCCCCACAGTGCCTGGGGCAGCGTGCAGGCAAGGCAGCGGATTGCAGATCAGGTTGCCGAGAACATTGCGGCTCATGTATCGGGAGCGCTGTTGCGGGTGGTGAACTGA